Proteins from a genomic interval of Plasmodium reichenowi strain SY57 chromosome 13, whole genome shotgun sequence:
- a CDS encoding guanylyl cyclase beta produces MKTQTLSLMNINGKRKFLGTNNKIYRKVIINPTSEDDIQKFCRNYFRIYNFSLYNFIRRLISFDAILVYSLFLTVYIFSEINHGETKKYLFIDTAISLFFNIILLIVIESLFELKKLKDVKNANSQYYLRIVPKMSYFEKVMTKDIKVGNIIRIFQGDEFPADVVILYVKNNANAIVDSFKIDGLFRKSIKYAVDKYKIDKDYLKMLSEINGVIRCELPNKNIFCFQGNFKLDKHPRSLLLNYENFALQSSVLKGAEYIDAVVVYTGADTKKNLNIPQKIEENKTFCIKMNNIVYYLIFMYFVFVVLSIVIKTIFFHKKNSFQNSRDSFLSMLEDFVGLYILVLPIMMYSEKSLIYIIQSLRIENDLRMRNTDSEKPKVFNKNKNDSLGNVDLLATSRNGVLVKRKELLVSCVINNVMYGKKDIICSRKNFKLPTLNILDSERKNVSNLLNLDERIFKDPENIFFPTRDFYSFLKLFENKISSIYNPYSSSLSNLLKEKYKNYVNEEILNKNVKLTSFVKSQLTIGYNQICEYDELSYNCYEIKEDSQKENIQSVKIEDFILGLCGCNRIIIYNEKSLDISMNEYKSDNFMETYSKFETENEEDHENDHDEYHNMEHSDDENINSIEYEDICLYNIIRNTGFSIYCYKNTLFLYNLMKECKVYFLTCYHDFLRSNKFSMCILKCGYSINNEKEGGVLYVRGYDFNILPYISKEKNNIKKIKNAIKIYTLNYLKVIILCKKEISNEDIAKYIILKSISKKLSFKFYDLIKLFFLYDLEVIGIIGLKNQLKEGVKETFNDVINFDIKSWIFANECSKDTYLTALQCNLIVSSSNLFLINYYNLKNTHEEDANILFHNFISSLYKLKSNSYAVVINDESIKNIMTNVESMKIFLCIAMRATVVLFCKLQNETKGKIIRTLYALTRPKLTVLGIGTTLSDAYLLKYSSISVCLSLNEHVNILYNISDYVLQEFKFISELLILGRLNRFSLCKVFLWIIYLKITVVSFYFFHNFDNYFSGSSASSILYTQTTFALLHYFLIIAFSAYEIDLPYKFVRRVPYIYQLSRRKYFLNNNIILLTIIEAILISLTSYYILRLNVFHLITHREFTFHIFILNVFITTEKILLLSKTWHIYFFIMAVLMIGILLIYVNIFTLVDCIKNGKCEFSLFQMENIYFWTSLFPILYINFIFDKLMKYIKNRIYPDISDYLRKYFLRRICCHNNDKSLSQRKIKGINKFVNFEKNDILLKYIPTPKIYNIKDDPTYYNKSKRSKFLYDTFRKVIDINVKYRNQQLNLEYKTYEKGNKLKLRIIVILLFLIYIIIFSSQTIIDINTKSNIHYITMFYIIYFVLACVFLIYIRIRNQATSTFFFFLSRFLLICGFCIELYDNISNDILNVLITYSFTVSYIFFMSFKILEALLVCISILLLTFWVYYEKNKNMIDICTHFCSNPYLSINNLDHMNISCLCKKQIVIFLISLLSFTLICLSMKYYEIFYLKKKFLFRYKQKVNLAKQIEILHTMLPNFLVEYLLISDPKNDGIMVGKNISGEDRGIISVIFCDIDDFQNMVSTLQPHVLVETLDNLYLYFDKCIKYFNCIKIETVFESYLAASGLSEKKNNALDKIMYDTKCAIKLAIAQLSAKYYISYKVLDTREHFSDNSNSYDKYINKNISLKIGIHTGKAISGVIGSVKPQYALFGDTVNTASRMKSTSLPDHIQVSYDTYKYLKEDNTFIWKERKVFIKGKGKMKTYLLVDILDDVKRKGESLNYYSSSNLLLSQLGSETVSIYEERDDIKESSRHSDKESSRDIIKESSRDISKESSRDIIKERSRNIIKESSGDIIKEISGNISKSSSININKRGSKSISDIKEGQIIDKGDLIFKMNRMKDKIDSTYSKRIDKESRDKISDETNHALDEVVKHSDIHLLNYEINNKRYKKRKGDTNNENKLIGDIFNMYDKKIKYFYKKNDKSKSMENISFIKHYRNTKYKKSDYLLLDNKGESKKFKRNTSYVLESPLHLIGDIFDNNIERKKKKKKKEIKTIVSDDIFTSPVNIKEYNYNEQERKKEIVGNLSYDKTKKRFPFIKFTKEERIKKKKIEKKEKKEKKENNNNFLYNDDYSSCSSPKYGDNENNFVIKYIRERKDFQKKFDHPNFNFSKFLHNYDPINNKNKKNNKKNNKKNNKNVRRNEYPNYTSSSKDGVSYNFLSDSLFSSDNEYSTDSEKYYKKSFRKNKKIIKFDDLFTKIYIKKKKRLLQMNNYDVKRKGKKLKNRGMERNKTKYINVNEKTKMKYFVNNENKDHEVNKEDNSKSMQKYFLHISKHKKEQIENKKKTHKYFHKNVECIYPYTDNNINNNNSSRNEKRKYSINLYHHLDEQEKIKGKKKYFNKDKELLGSINKQTERKPKKKNKKNMENKKDKKKIRMITNKTKEKHSKSIISVEEQNMNHNNSLKKKEVNFIGKNEEYLNRPNSDCSICIKEMEEDVYEFHSNNIYYNNQTYSDNINNTTKLKGMGNNTNDISQNKGKNQLGKKISFFCMHNKYHESEIMNEEDNKNMFNLTQSQIINKDKYNYFTHCPSLKKKKSVFTKINNLFKSYFKSIDVHEKFGFSKKFKFHSKDSDDIKGNNNKISKNRYNNNNNNNNSNYSNIDSGKYSHNNKKNHHQNNNYEKYHHSNNSRVTLSKGEKTEKNKNVDYAYQFDNYDKKLLKKLTSNLQLNKKNVKNFNMFYYKFNDEELEEEYTRNYYREIINIDLTKKLIIIFIFTEIFLSLCNIIELSFYEKKLKYNDSIVIIWLIRSIYLFIITYIWIILKTKLKEYKNNSSKMMWTIFILNIFLCSWGIILIDLSCIHYSMLLGNKNERALFFMKDASELIICIQLIFIKNMLFKHKFFFFVFFYIFLIYSFSKLFSIHTCQTHICCSIILFISINILYFGYSEYLDRIQFLVKRKRNRMEKISQDFLTKILPRQVLEEYQNDNLQLTYKHEKIAFLFADIVGFTKWSKTVSPKVVLKLLQKLISKIDKDTIKLGLYKLFTIGDAYVATSQPNSSITDESEALEGILNILKLAKLILHNINTIKIQFNKHDFNMRIGLHYGSCVGGIIGSVRIRYDMWGLDVLIANKIESNGIPGEIICSEQFRHFFIQNEPQAKLNFWYYKSISINDQDIKLYVIEDKNYEEDYDPKVIDYTTLLKLRQEKGLHS; encoded by the exons ATGAAGACACAAACATTGTCTTTAATG aatataaatggaaaaagaaaatttcTAGGAAcgaataataaaatatatagaaaagTCATAATAAATCCAACATCGGAAGATgatatacaaaaattttGTAGAAATTATTTcagaatatataatttctcC ttatataattttatacGAAGATTAATATCTTTTGATGCTATTCTTGTATACTCACTATTTTTAActgtttatatattttcgGAAATAAATCATGGcgaaacaaaaaaatactTATTTATCGATACAGctatttctttattttttaatattatcctATTAATTGTTATAGAAAGTCTTTTTGAACTAAAAAAGTTGAAAGACGTTAAAAATGCTAACTCTCAGTATTACCTAAGGATTGTACCAAAAATGTCTTACTTTGAAAAG GTTATGACAAAGGATATAAAAGTTGGGAATATCATACGAATATTTCAAGGAGATGAATTTCCAGCAGATGTGgtaattttatatgttaagAATAATGCAAATGCAATAGTTgattcttttaaaatagATGGTCTTTTTAGAAAGAGTATTAAATATGCAgttgataaatataaaa TTGATAAGGATTACCTAAAAATGTTATCCGAAATTAATGGAGTAATAAGGTGTGAATTGCccaataaaaatatattttgcTTTCAAGGGAATTTTAAGTTGGATAAACATCCACGCTCactattattaaattatgaaaaCTTTGCTCTACAAT CCTCCGTTTTGAAAGGGGCAGAATATATAGACGCTGTAGTTGTATACACAGGTGCTGATACTAAGAAGAATTTGAATATTCCACAGAAGATCgaagaaaataaaacattctgcataaaaatgaataatattgtatattacttaatatttatgtacTTTGTTTTTGTTGTGCTAAGCATTGTTATAAAAACgatattttttcataaaaagAATTCCTTTCAAAATTCAAGAGATTCTTTCCTTAGTATGTTGGAGGATTTTGTTGGTTTGTATATATTGGTATTACCTATTATGATGTATTCAGAAAAGAgtttaatttatattatacaaagTTTGAGAATAG aaAATGACCTAAGAATGAGAAACACTGACTCTGAAAAACCCAAAGTttttaataagaataaaaatgacTCTTTAGGTAATGTAGATTTATTAGCAACATCAAGAAATGGTGTTCTTGTAAAAAGGAAAGAATTACTAGTATCATGTGTAATTAATAATGTTATGTATGGcaaaaaagatattatatgttCACGAAAAAATTTCAAATTACCTACATTGAATATATTAGATTCAGAAAG AAAAAATGTTTCCAATCTTTTGAACTTGGATGAAAGGATATTCAAAGATCctgaaaatatttttttcccaACTCGCGATTTTTACTCCTTTTTGAAATTATTcgaaaataaaatatcatCAATATATAATCCATATTCTAGTAGTTTATCAAATTTAttgaaagaaaaatataaaaattatgtgAACGAAGAAATTCTTAACAAAAATGTGAAACTAACGAGTTTTGTAAAATCTCAGCTGACCATTGGATATAATC AAATTTGTGAGTATGATGAACTCAGTTACAATTGTTACGAAATTAAAGAAGATTCacaaaaggaaaatatCCAATCCGTTAAGATTGAAGACTTTATTTTAGGGTTATGTGGATGTAAtagaataattatatataatgaaaagaGCCTAGATATAAGTATGAATGAATACAAGAGTGATAATTTTATGGAAACATATAGTAAGTTTGAAACGGAGAATGAAGAAGATCATGAAAATGATCATGATGAATATCATAATATGGAACATTCAGATGATGAAAACATCAATAGCATTGAATATGAAgatatatgtttatataatattataaggAATACCGGATTTTCtatttattgttataagaatactttatttctttataatttaatgaAGGAATGTaaagtatattttttaacttGTTATCATGATTTCCTAAGAAGTAATAAATTTTCTATGTGTATTTTGAAATGTGGATATAGcataaataatgaaaaggaAGGAGGAGTATTATATGTAAGAGGATACGATTTTAATATTCTTCCATATATATCTAAAGAGAAGAATAacataaagaaaataaagaatgctataaaaatatataccttaaattatttaaaagttataatattatgtaaaaaagaaataagtaatgaagatatagcaaaatatattatattaaaaagtataagtaaaaaattatctttcaaattttatgatttgattaaattattctttttatatgatttagAAGTTATTGGAATTATAGGATTAAAAAATCAGTTAAAAGAAGGAGTCAAAGAAACATTCAATGATGTAATCAATTTTGATATTAAATCTTGGATATTTGCAAATGAATGTTCAAAGGATACATATTTAACAGCTCTTCAATGTAATTTAATTGTATCTTCTTCTAACttatttcttattaattattataatttaaaaaatacacaTGAAGAGGATgctaatatattattccataattttatatcatcCTTGTATAAGTTAAAATCGAATTCTTATGCTGTAGttataaatgatgaaagtataaaaaatattatgacAAATGTAGAATCAATG AAAATATTCTTATGTATAGCCATGAGAGCTACTGTAGTCCTATTTTGTAAATTGCAAAATGAGACAAAAGGAAAAATTATTAGGACGTTGTATGCTTTAACGAGGCCAAAATTGACAGTACTAGGAATAGGAACAACATTAAGTGATGCTTacttattaaaatattcatcTATAAGTGTCTGTTTAAGTTTGAACGAGCACGtaaacattttatataatatatctgATTATGTATTGCAagaatttaaatttattagTGAATTGCTTATATTAGGAAGGCTAAACAGATTTTCCCTTTG CAAGGTGTTTTTGTGGATAATATACCTAAAAATTACTGTtgtttcattttattttttccacAATTTTGATAACTATTTTTCGGGATCTTCAGCATCTTCCATACTATATACACAAACAACGTTTGCTCTTTTGCACTACTTTCTTATCATAGCATTTTCTGCGTATGAAATAGATTTACCATATAAATTTGTAAGGAGAGTACCTTATATATACCAGcta TCGAGAaggaaatattttttgaacaataatattatacttTTAACAATAATTGAAGCCATACTAATTTCCCTTActtcatattatatattacgATTAAATGTATTTCATTTGATTACTCATCGTGAATTTacttttcatatatttattttaaatgtttttataacaaCAGAAAAAATTCTTTTACTTTCCAAAACATggcatatatatttttttattatggCAGTTCTTATGATAGGTATATTGcttatatatgttaatatatttactttaGTAGattgtataaaaaatggaaaatgTGAATTTAGTCTTTTTCAaatggaaaatatatatttctgGACATCTCTCTTTcctattttatatattaattttatctTTGATAAGcttatgaaatatataaagaatag AATATATCCCGATATTTCAGACTATTTAAGAAAATACTTTCTTCGTAGAATATGCTGTCATAATAATGACAAATCTTTATCACAGaggaaaataaaaggaataaataaatttgtaaattttgaaaaaaatgatatcTTATTAAAATACATTCCAACTcctaaaatatataatataaaagatgatcctacatattataataaatctAAAAGAagtaaatttttatatgatacCTTTAGGAAAGTTATAGATATTAATGTAAAATACAGGAATCAACAATTAAATTtagaatataaaacatatgaGAAAGGgaacaaattaaaattacgtataattgtaatattattatttcttatttatattataatattttcctCACAAACAATTAttgatataaatacaaaatcgaatatacattatataacaatgttttatattatatattttgtattgGCATGTGtgtttttaatttatatacgAATCAGGAATCAAGCTACTTCTAcgtttttcttttttttgagccgatttttattaatatgtgGATTTTGTATCgaattatatgataatattagtaatgatatattaaatgtattaaTTACGTATTCCTTTACAGtatcttatatattttttatgtcctttaaaatattagaGGCTCTTTTAGTATGTATAAGTATACTGTTATTAACGTTTTGGGTTTATTATGAGAAGAATAAGAATATGATAGATATATGTACGCATTTTTGCAGTAATCCATATTTATCTATAAATAACTTAGatcatatgaatatatcATGTTTATGTAAAAAGCAAATAGTTATCTTCCTTATAAGTTTATTAAGTTTTACCTTGATTTGTTTATCtatgaaatattatgagatattttatttaaagaaGAAATTCTTATTTAGATATAAACAGAAAGTGAATCTAGCTAAACAAATTGAAATACTACATACGATGTTACCTAATTTTTTAGtagaatatttattaattagTGATCCTAAAAATGATGGTATTATGGTGGGAAAGAATATATCTGGTGAAGATAGAGGTATAATATCTGTGATATTTTGTGATATTGATGATTTTCAAAACATGGTATCTACATTACAACCACACGTATTAGTAGAAACGTTagataatttatatttatattttgataaatgtataaaatattttaactgtataaaaatagaaacTGTATTTGAATCATATTTAGCAGCCTCTGGATTAAgtgaaaagaaaaataatgCTTTAGACAAAATTATGTATGATACAAAATGTGCAATAAAATTAGCTATTGCTCAGCTAAGTGctaaatattatatatcatataagGTATTAGATACACGTGAACATTTTTCTGATAATTCTAATtcatatgataaatatataaataaaaatattagtCTCAAAATTGGGATACATACAGGAAAAGCGATCAGTGGTGTGATTGGATCTGTTAAACCACAATATGCTCTCTTTGGAGATACTGTAAATACAGCGTCAAGAATGAAATCTACATCTCTTCCTGATCATATTCAAGTTTCCTATGATAcgtataaatatttaaaggAGGATAACACATTTATATGGAAAGAAAGAAAGGTTTTTATAAAAGGAAAGGGTAAAATGAAGACATATCTTCTAGTAGACATTTTAGATGACGTAAAAAGGAAAGGGGAAtctttaaattattattcatcTTCTAATTTGTTATTGTCTCAATTGGGTAGTGAGACTGTATCGATATATGAAGAAAGGGATGATATTAAAGAAAGTAGTAGGCATAGTGATAAGGAAAGTAGTAGGGATATTATTAAGGAAAGTAGTAGGGATATTAGTAAGGAAAGTAGTAGGGATATTATTAAGGAACGTAGTAGGAATATTATTAAGGAAAGTAGTGGGGATATTATTAAGGAAATTAGTGGGAATATTAGTAAATCCAGtagtataaatattaataaaagagGTAGTAAATCTATTAGTGATATAAAAGAAGGGCAAATAATAGATAAAGGAGATTTgatttttaaaatgaaCAGGATGAAAGATAAAATTGATAGTACATATAGTAAACGAATTGATAAAGAGAGTAGAGATAAAATTAGTGATGAGACGAATCATGCATTAGATGAAGTAGTTAAACATTCGgatatacatttattaaattatgagataaataataagagatataaaaaaaggaaaggtgatacaaataatgagaataaattaataggagatatatttaatatgtatgataaaaaaattaaatatttttataaaaaaaatgataaaagtAAGAGTAtggaaaatatatcattcATAAAACATTATAGAAATactaaatataaaaaatcaGATTATCTTCTTTTAGATAACAAAGGAGAATCTAAAAAgtttaaaagaaatacaTCATATGTATTAGAATCACCTTTACATTTAATAGGTGATAtatttgataataatatagagagaaaaaagaaaaagaaaaagaaagagATAAAAACAATTGTATCTGatgatatatttacttCACCTGtcaatataaaagaatataattataatgaacAGGAACggaaaaaagaaattgtTGGAAATTTATCGTACGACAAAACAAAGAAAAGATTTccttttataaaatttacCAAAGAAGagagaataaaaaaaaaaaaaatagaaaaaaaagaaaaaaaagaaaaaaaagaaaataataataattttctttataatgATGATTATTCATCATGTAGTAGTCCAAAATATGgtgataatgaaaataattttgtgataaaatatattagagaaagaaaagattttcaaaaaaaatttgatCATCCAAACTTTAATTTTAGCAAATTTTTACACAATTATGATCCtataaacaataaaaataaaaagaataataaaaagaataataaaaagaataataaaaatgtaagAAGAAATGAATATCCAAATTATACATCTTCATCTAAAGATGGTGTTTCTTATAATTTCCTATCGGATAGTTTGTTTTCCTCAGATAATGAGTATTCTACTGATTctgaaaaatattacaaaaaaagttttaggaaaaataaaaaaattataaaatttgaTGATCTTTTTactaaaatatatataaagaaaaaaaaacgtTTACTTCAAATGAATAACTATGACGTAAAGAGAaagggaaaaaaattaaagaataGAGGAATGGAAAgaaataaaacaaaatatataaatgttaatgaaaaaacaaagatgaaatattttgtcaataatgaaaataaagaCCATGAAGTTAATAAAGAAGATAATTCAAAAAGTATgcaaaaatattttctacatatatcaaaacataaaaaagaacaaatagaaaataaaaagaagactcataaatattttcataaaaatgtGGAATGTATTTATCCTTATAcagataataatataaataataataactcttcaagaaatgaaaaaagaaaatatagcatcaatttatatcatcatctagatgaacaagaaaaaataaagggaaaaaagaaatattttaacaAGGACAAGGAACTATTAGGATCCATTAATAAACAAACAGAAAGGAAAccaaagaaaaaaaacaagaaaaatatggaaaataaaaaagataaaaaaaaaattagaatGATTACAAACAAAACCAAGGAGAAACATTCGAAGAGTATTATTAGTGTTGAGGAACAAAATATGAATCATAATAATTccttgaaaaaaaaagaggtGAACTTTATTGgtaaaaatgaagaatatttaaatagGCCAAATTCTGATTGCTCTATTTGCATAAAAGAAATGGAAGAAGATGTTTATGAATTTcatagtaataatatatattataataaccAAACATATagtgataatataaataatacaacaAAGTTAAAAGGTATGGgaaataatacaaatgataTATCACAAAATAAGGGAAAAAATCAATTagggaaaaaaattagTTTCTTTTGTATGcataataaatatcatGAATCAGAAATAATGAATGaagaagataataaaaacatgTTCAATCTAACACAAAGCCAAATAATTAATAAGgacaaatataattattttacaCATTGTCCATcacttaaaaaaaaaaaaagcgttttcacaaaaattaataatttatttaaaagtTATTTCAAAAGTATAGATGTACATGAAAAGTTTGGTTTTtctaaaaaatttaaattcCATTCAAAGGATTCAGATGAtataaaaggaaataataataaaattagtAAAAATcgttataataataataataataataataatagtaacTATAGTAACATTGATAGTGGTAAGTATAgtcataataataaaaagaatcatcatcaaaataataattatgagAAATACCATCATAGTAATAATAGTCGTGTCACGCTATCCAAAGGAGAAAAGacagaaaaaaataaaaatgtagaTTATGCATATCAATTTGATAATTACGATAAGAAGCTACTAAAAAAGTTAACATCTAACTTACAattaaataagaaaaatgtGAAAAATTTTAACATGTTTTACTACAAATTCAATGATGAAGAACTAGAAGAAGAATATACTAGAAATTATTATAGAGAAATCATTAATATTgatttaacaaaaaaattaattataatatttatatttacagaaatatttttaagtttatgtaatattatagaattatcattttatgaaaagaaattaaaatataatgattcAATAGTTATAATATGGCTTATTAgatcaatatatttatttataataacatatatatggataatattaaaaacaaaattaaaagaatataaaaataattcaagTAAAATGATGTGGactatatttatattaaatatatttttatgttcttggggtattatattaatagaTTTATCATGTATACATTATAGTATGTTATtaggaaataaaaatgaaagagccttattttttatgaaagATGCAAGTGAacttataatatgtattcaattaatatttataaaaaatatgttatttaaacataaattcttttttttcgtatttttttatatattccttatatattcatttagTAAATTATTTAGTATACACACATGCCAAACACATATATGTTGtagtattattttatttatatctataaatatactTTATTTTGGGTATTCAGAATATTTAGATAGAATACAATTCTTAGTCAAAAGAAAGAGAAATCGAATGGAAAAAATATCACAAGATTTcttaacaaaaatattgCCTAGACAAGTTCTAGAAGAATATCAAAACGATAATTTACAATTAACATATAAACATGAAAAAATTGCTTTTTTATTTGCGGATATTGTTGGATTTACAAAATGGAGCAAAACAGTATCTCCTAAGGTAGTcttaaaattattacaaaaacTAATATCTAAAATTGATAAAGATACAATTAAATTAGGCTTATATAAACTCTTTACAATTGGAGATGCTTATGTAGCAACCAGTCAACCCAATTCATCTATAACCGATGAAAGTGAAGCATTAGAAGGAATactaaatatattgaaGCTAGCGAAACTTATcttacataatattaatactATTAAAATACAATTCAATAAACATGACTTTAATATGAGAATAGGTTTACATTATGGTTCATGTGTTGGTGGTATTATAGGTTCCGTTAGAATAAGATATGATATGTGGGGTCTCGATGTTCTCATAGCTAATAAGATTGAATCAAATGGGATACCTGGAGAAATAATTTGTTCTGAACAATTTAGACACTTTTTTATACAAAACGAGCCACAGGc GAAACTAAACTTTTGGTACTACAAAAGCATATCTATAAATGATCAGGATATAAAACTATACGTTATTgaagataaaaattatgaagaAGATTATGATCCAAAAGTCATAGATTATACAACGTTGCTGAAATTACGTCAAGAAAAGGGATTACATTCATAA